The window GCAGTTCCCGGGCCTGGGGCAGCAGTTGGACATCAGTGCCCTGGTGCAGAACGCCGGCACGGTCGGGCTCATCGCCGGTGCCGCCCTGCTGCTGACCGGCGTCAACTGGGTCGCCCAGACGCGGGACTGCCTGCGCGCCGTCTGGGAGCTGCCCGACCCGGAGGAGAACCCGCTGATGAGCAAGGTGAAGGACGCGGGCGTCCTGATCGGCCTCGGTGGCGCGATGCTGGTCACGCTCGTCGTGTCCACCATCGCCTCGGCCGCCGTCGGCTACATCTCCCGGGAGATCGGGCTGGCCGAACACGGCTGGGGCAGCGTCCTGCTGCGGGTCATCGCGTTCGCGGTCGCCGTGCTGGCCGACTTCCTCGTCCTGCTGTACGTCCTCACCCTGCTGCCCGGCGTCGAGCCGCCGCGCCACCGGCTGCTGGTCGCCGCGCTGCTCGGCGCGGTCGGCTTCGAGCTGCTGAAGCTGCTGCTGAGCGGCTACATCCAGGGCGTGGCGGCGAAGAGCATGTACGGCGCCTTCGGGGTCCCCGTCGCCCTGCTGCTGTGGATCAACTTCACGTCCAAGCTGGTCCTGTACTGCGCCGCCTGGACGGCGACGCAGAGCGGTGCGGACGACGGGAGCGGTGCGCCCGATGAGGACGGGGGCGGCGACGGCGGCCGGGCCGTCGATCTCAGGGGCGGGTCCGGCGGCGCATCAGGTCCGGCAGCGGCCAGCGGCGGTTGACCAGGAAGGCCCCGGCCGCGAGCAGCACCAGCACGCC of the Streptomyces sp. NBC_01788 genome contains:
- a CDS encoding YihY/virulence factor BrkB family protein, producing MDWLKKLPVVGPWVARLMTTHAWRSYERLDRVKWSRLAAAMTFISFIALFPLLTVAAAVGAATLSPEQQHTLQNKIVQQFPGLGQQLDISALVQNAGTVGLIAGAALLLTGVNWVAQTRDCLRAVWELPDPEENPLMSKVKDAGVLIGLGGAMLVTLVVSTIASAAVGYISREIGLAEHGWGSVLLRVIAFAVAVLADFLVLLYVLTLLPGVEPPRHRLLVAALLGAVGFELLKLLLSGYIQGVAAKSMYGAFGVPVALLLWINFTSKLVLYCAAWTATQSGADDGSGAPDEDGGGDGGRAVDLRGGSGGASGPAAASGG